One genomic region from Cataglyphis hispanica isolate Lineage 1 chromosome 11, ULB_Chis1_1.0, whole genome shotgun sequence encodes:
- the LOC126852819 gene encoding uncharacterized protein C1orf50 homolog isoform X1: MDAADLHDSSNRVAALVERNILPQGISLIDPAAVAKSSRQDLIALVTEIEKADRCIKANACNKLQVIAEQIRFLQKQAESILLEAERNAKLHHVACNFIKQPGHIYHLYQRDSGQFYFSMLSPEEWGNSAPSQSYKGSFRLEHDRSWTPVSELQAKDNELNLFKNLSPSNKITNTLLQTVMLNTST; the protein is encoded by the exons ATGGATGCAGCAGACTTGCATGATTCTTCAAATAGAG TAGCAGCTTTagtagaaagaaatattttaccacAAGGTATATCATTAATCGATCCAGCTGCTGTAGCAAAATCAAGCCGGCAGGATTTAATAGCATTGGTAACAGAAATTGAAAAG gCAGATAGATGTATAAAAGCTAatgcatgtaataaattacaagTGATCGCAGAACAGATAAGATTTTTACAAAAGCAAGCTGAGAGTATCTTGTTGGAAGCAGAACGAAATGCAAAGTTACATCATGTagcttgtaattttataaagcagcCTGgtcatatatatcatttatatcaacGAGATTCtggacaattttatttctccatGCTTAGTCCAGAG GAATGGGGTAATTCTGCACCATCACAGAGTTACAAAGGTTCTTTTAGATTAGAACATGATCGCTCATGGACTCCAGTATCTGAATTGCAAGCAAAAgacaatgaattaaatttgtttaaaaacttATCACCTTCTAATAAGATTACAAATACTCTTTTGCAAACAGTTATGTTAAATACTAGTACCtaa
- the LOC126852813 gene encoding dnaJ homolog subfamily C member 11 isoform X1, which produces MDDESDQESTIEDDYYTFLNIPRNASPEDISNAYRRQSKLYHPDKHTDPVLKKEAEILFNRTKKAYEVLSDPHQRAIYDSLGIRGLETEGWEIVQRTKTPQEIREEYERLAREREERRLQQHTNPKGTVTVNINATDIFSKYDEDYNNGSSLFSCVEVSGMSFAQSIETPLTLRDTVTMSGQLGTQNGTGSGSFNISAKRLISSKGWVEVEVGAGNGPTFSLKGFRTLTKRLFCDGATMLQFTSHGVKAGYVGTLAMQLDKHTVGYLTYRAGIQGAMSTMIVRDTSRSYTSFSIHFGLIHSFVSLNYTYKMEEKQLKLRGSVKAGTFGAFLEYGAEKKVSKHSSVSAAVRVGVPTGVTLKIRLSRASQSYTFPIHLCDEVLPAPIFYATVAPIITWTVIKKLIIDPVVKERKEREKEKQRELNKSRMMEKQREAKAATELMKETVSRIRAEEESKKGLIITKALYGRFVYPQQDRAASEESGHRDEMIDVTIPLQCLVKDSKLILHKASKSQLPGFYDPCVGEDKQLLVQYLFHTQTHECIIRDDAPLRIPISSHKVNTT; this is translated from the exons ATGGATGACGAGAGTGATCAGGAAAGCACGATCGAGGATGACTATTACACCTTCCTGAACATACCGAGAAAC GCTAGTCCTGAAGATATTAGCAATGCGTATCGTAGACAAAGTAAGCTCTACCATCCTGATAAACATACAGATCCAGTACTTAAAAAGGAAGCAGAGATTCTTTTTAATCGTACAAAGAAAGCATATGAAG TTTTGAGCGATCCGCATCAAAGAGCGATATATGATTCACTGGGAATCCGTGGATTAGAAACAGAAGGATGGGAAATTGTACAGCGTACAAAAACTCCTCAAGAGATTCGCGAGGAATACGAGAGAttggcaagagagagagaagagagacgtTTACAGCAGCATACAAATCCCAAAGGCACTGTAACAGTAAACATCAATGCCACtgatatttttagtaaatacgATGAAGATTATAACAATGG CAGTAGCTTATTTTCTTGCGTCGAAGTCAGTGGGATGTCATTTGCACAGTCTATCGAAACACCTCTCACTCTGAGGGACACTGTGACTATGTCTGGCCAACTAGGAACCCAAAACGGTACGGGTTCCGGCTCCTTTAACATCTCTGCAAAAAGATTGATATCTTCAAAGGGTTGGGTTGAAGTCGAAGTGGGAGCTGGCAATGGTCCAACATTCTCTCTCAAAGGATTTCGCACATTAACAAAACGATTGTTTTGCGACGGGGCGACAATGTTGCAATTTACATCACACGGTGTAAAAGCTGGTTATGTTGGAA ctcTTGCAATGCAGTTGGATAAACATACAGTTGGATATCTTACATACCGAGCTGGCATTCAAGGTGCCATGAGCACCATGATTGTAAGAGACACGTCTCGTTCGTATACGTCGTTTTCTATACATTTCGGGCTTATACATTCTTTTGTTAGCCTTAACTATACTTATAAAATGGAAGAGAAACAACTCAAGCTTCGTGGTAGTGTCAA AGCCGGTACATTTGGCGCATTCCTCGAATACGGCGCAGAGAAGAAGGTCTCTAAGCACAGCTCGGTCTCAGCAGCTGTACGCGTCGGTGTGCCGACCGGtgtcacattaaaaattagactAAGTCGCGCCTCGCAATCGTACACATTTCCTATTCATCTATGCGACGAGGTTCTACCAGCTCCCATCTTTTACGCCACTGTAGCACCCATAATTACTTGGACTGTCATTAAAAAGCTCATAATTGATCCAGTCGTAAAGGAGCGCAAGGAACGTGAAAAGGAGAAACAGAGGGAGTTAAATAAGTCTAGAATGATGGAGAAACAAAGGGAGGCCAAAGCTGCCACCGAACTAATGAAAGAAACTGTCAGCAGGATAAGAGCTGAAGAGGAGTCAAAGAAAGGATTAATTATTACCAAAGCCTTATATGGTCGATTTGTTTATCCTCAACAAGATCGAGCTGCCTCGGAGGAGAGCGGACATAGGGATGAAATGATAGATGTAACAATTCCTTTACAATGTTTGGTCAAGGATTCTAAATTGATTCTTCACAAAGCATCTAAG AGCCAACTACCTGGATTTTACGATCCATGTGTAGGAGAAGATAAGCAACTTTTGGTACAATATCTCTTCCATACTCAAACACATGAATGTATTATACGCGATGATGCACCTCTCAGGATACCAATTTCAT CACATAAAGTGAATACCACTTGA
- the LOC126852819 gene encoding uncharacterized protein C1orf50 homolog isoform X2 → MDAADLHDSSNRAALVERNILPQGISLIDPAAVAKSSRQDLIALVTEIEKADRCIKANACNKLQVIAEQIRFLQKQAESILLEAERNAKLHHVACNFIKQPGHIYHLYQRDSGQFYFSMLSPEEWGNSAPSQSYKGSFRLEHDRSWTPVSELQAKDNELNLFKNLSPSNKITNTLLQTVMLNTST, encoded by the exons ATGGATGCAGCAGACTTGCATGATTCTTCAAATAGAG CAGCTTTagtagaaagaaatattttaccacAAGGTATATCATTAATCGATCCAGCTGCTGTAGCAAAATCAAGCCGGCAGGATTTAATAGCATTGGTAACAGAAATTGAAAAG gCAGATAGATGTATAAAAGCTAatgcatgtaataaattacaagTGATCGCAGAACAGATAAGATTTTTACAAAAGCAAGCTGAGAGTATCTTGTTGGAAGCAGAACGAAATGCAAAGTTACATCATGTagcttgtaattttataaagcagcCTGgtcatatatatcatttatatcaacGAGATTCtggacaattttatttctccatGCTTAGTCCAGAG GAATGGGGTAATTCTGCACCATCACAGAGTTACAAAGGTTCTTTTAGATTAGAACATGATCGCTCATGGACTCCAGTATCTGAATTGCAAGCAAAAgacaatgaattaaatttgtttaaaaacttATCACCTTCTAATAAGATTACAAATACTCTTTTGCAAACAGTTATGTTAAATACTAGTACCtaa
- the LOC126852813 gene encoding dnaJ homolog subfamily C member 11 isoform X2: MDDESDQESTIEDDYYTFLNIPRNASPEDISNAYRRQSKLYHPDKHTDPVLKKEAEILFNRTKKAYEVLSDPHQRAIYDSLGIRGLETEGWEIVQRTKTPQEIREEYERLAREREERRLQQHTNPKGTVTVNINATDIFSKYDEDYNNGSLFSCVEVSGMSFAQSIETPLTLRDTVTMSGQLGTQNGTGSGSFNISAKRLISSKGWVEVEVGAGNGPTFSLKGFRTLTKRLFCDGATMLQFTSHGVKAGYVGTLAMQLDKHTVGYLTYRAGIQGAMSTMIVRDTSRSYTSFSIHFGLIHSFVSLNYTYKMEEKQLKLRGSVKAGTFGAFLEYGAEKKVSKHSSVSAAVRVGVPTGVTLKIRLSRASQSYTFPIHLCDEVLPAPIFYATVAPIITWTVIKKLIIDPVVKERKEREKEKQRELNKSRMMEKQREAKAATELMKETVSRIRAEEESKKGLIITKALYGRFVYPQQDRAASEESGHRDEMIDVTIPLQCLVKDSKLILHKASKSQLPGFYDPCVGEDKQLLVQYLFHTQTHECIIRDDAPLRIPISSHKVNTT; the protein is encoded by the exons ATGGATGACGAGAGTGATCAGGAAAGCACGATCGAGGATGACTATTACACCTTCCTGAACATACCGAGAAAC GCTAGTCCTGAAGATATTAGCAATGCGTATCGTAGACAAAGTAAGCTCTACCATCCTGATAAACATACAGATCCAGTACTTAAAAAGGAAGCAGAGATTCTTTTTAATCGTACAAAGAAAGCATATGAAG TTTTGAGCGATCCGCATCAAAGAGCGATATATGATTCACTGGGAATCCGTGGATTAGAAACAGAAGGATGGGAAATTGTACAGCGTACAAAAACTCCTCAAGAGATTCGCGAGGAATACGAGAGAttggcaagagagagagaagagagacgtTTACAGCAGCATACAAATCCCAAAGGCACTGTAACAGTAAACATCAATGCCACtgatatttttagtaaatacgATGAAGATTATAACAATGG TAGCTTATTTTCTTGCGTCGAAGTCAGTGGGATGTCATTTGCACAGTCTATCGAAACACCTCTCACTCTGAGGGACACTGTGACTATGTCTGGCCAACTAGGAACCCAAAACGGTACGGGTTCCGGCTCCTTTAACATCTCTGCAAAAAGATTGATATCTTCAAAGGGTTGGGTTGAAGTCGAAGTGGGAGCTGGCAATGGTCCAACATTCTCTCTCAAAGGATTTCGCACATTAACAAAACGATTGTTTTGCGACGGGGCGACAATGTTGCAATTTACATCACACGGTGTAAAAGCTGGTTATGTTGGAA ctcTTGCAATGCAGTTGGATAAACATACAGTTGGATATCTTACATACCGAGCTGGCATTCAAGGTGCCATGAGCACCATGATTGTAAGAGACACGTCTCGTTCGTATACGTCGTTTTCTATACATTTCGGGCTTATACATTCTTTTGTTAGCCTTAACTATACTTATAAAATGGAAGAGAAACAACTCAAGCTTCGTGGTAGTGTCAA AGCCGGTACATTTGGCGCATTCCTCGAATACGGCGCAGAGAAGAAGGTCTCTAAGCACAGCTCGGTCTCAGCAGCTGTACGCGTCGGTGTGCCGACCGGtgtcacattaaaaattagactAAGTCGCGCCTCGCAATCGTACACATTTCCTATTCATCTATGCGACGAGGTTCTACCAGCTCCCATCTTTTACGCCACTGTAGCACCCATAATTACTTGGACTGTCATTAAAAAGCTCATAATTGATCCAGTCGTAAAGGAGCGCAAGGAACGTGAAAAGGAGAAACAGAGGGAGTTAAATAAGTCTAGAATGATGGAGAAACAAAGGGAGGCCAAAGCTGCCACCGAACTAATGAAAGAAACTGTCAGCAGGATAAGAGCTGAAGAGGAGTCAAAGAAAGGATTAATTATTACCAAAGCCTTATATGGTCGATTTGTTTATCCTCAACAAGATCGAGCTGCCTCGGAGGAGAGCGGACATAGGGATGAAATGATAGATGTAACAATTCCTTTACAATGTTTGGTCAAGGATTCTAAATTGATTCTTCACAAAGCATCTAAG AGCCAACTACCTGGATTTTACGATCCATGTGTAGGAGAAGATAAGCAACTTTTGGTACAATATCTCTTCCATACTCAAACACATGAATGTATTATACGCGATGATGCACCTCTCAGGATACCAATTTCAT CACATAAAGTGAATACCACTTGA
- the LOC126852818 gene encoding 40S ribosomal protein S7-like, producing the protein MFTANAKIIKSGGADPDQFETSISNALLELEMNSDLKSHLRELYITKAKELETNNKKSIIIYVPIPKLKAFQKIQTRLVRELEKKFSGKHVMFVGERKILPKPTRKTRTKNKQKRPRSRTLTSVYDALLEDIVYPVEIVGKRIRVKLDGSQIIKVHLDKNEQTNIEHKVDTFASVYKQLTGRDVTFEFPESYV; encoded by the exons ATGTTTACGGccaatgcaaaaataattaaaagcggCGGAGCCGACCCTGACCAGTTCGAGACAAGCATCTCTAATGCTCTTCTGGAATTGGAAATGAATAGCGATTTAAAATCGCACTTAAGAGAACTTTATATTACCAAGGCAAAAGAAttagaaacaaataataagaaG tctataattatatacgttcCCATACCCAAATTAAAAGCATTTCAAAAGATACAGACACGATTAGTACGtgaattagaaaagaaattttctggCAAACATGTGATGTTTGTTGGAGAACGTAAAATTTTACCAAAACCAACAAGAAAAACTCGTaccaaaaataaacaaaagcgGCCTAGAAg cCGGACATTGACTTCTGTTTATGATGCCTTATTAGAAGATATTGTATATCCTGTAGAGATTGTTGGCAAACGTATTAGAGTGAAACTTGATGGAtctcaaattattaaagtccATTTGGACAAAAACGAGCAAACAAATATCGAGCATaag gTTGATACTTTTGCTTCCGTGTATAAACAATTGACTGGGCGGGATGTAACATTCGAGTTTCCCGAATCGTATGTatga